A genomic region of Trifolium pratense cultivar HEN17-A07 linkage group LG3, ARS_RC_1.1, whole genome shotgun sequence contains the following coding sequences:
- the LOC123912972 gene encoding ABC transporter C family member 3-like isoform X3 produces MTKLGPLEESLLNDEASVNKDSDAKNTLKTCYSNAGFFSILTFSWMSPLITLGSKKTLDHEDLPLLSTNDSAYGTFSTFKKKLELECGNVRNLTTINLTKVLFFSTWQGILLSGFFAFLFVCASYVGPYLIDNFVQYLNDENKSKNEGYVLAMMFVAANLVDSLFQKHFVFKIQQVGVRMQSMLVSMIYTKGLTISCQSKAEHSSGEIINLLTVDAERIGEFCWYMHDIWMAVLQVSLALFILHRSVGVASVATFAATVVVMLLNLPVASLQEKFQGKLMEFKDKRMKATSEILMNMRILKLQTWEMKFLSKIIQIRKLEEIWLKKFLIGSAMAKLIFFNAPTFIAVVTFGTCVLIGIPLESGKILSALATFRILQLPIYSLPDTISVIAETKVSVDRIAAFLRLDDLQADVVEKLPRSSSDIAIEIEYGNFSWDLSSVNTTLKNINLRVSHGMRVAVCGTVGSGKSSLLTCIIGEMPKLSGTLKVCGTKAYVAQSPWIQSGKIEENILFGIEMDREKYERVLEACSLNKDLEVLPFGDQTIIGEKGINLSGGQKQRVQIARALYQDADIYLLDDPFSAVDAHTGSHLFKECLLNLLKTKTVIYITHQVEFLPDADLILVMKDGRITQSGKYNDLLTSGTEFMELVGAHRAALSSVKSLERRNTFKESSITGEDTGLLSDFELEQEVENIDDRNGKLDDTVEQKGQLVQDEEREKGTIGLKVFWTYITIAYGGALVPFIFLSQILTVVLQIASNYWMALATPVSATAEPNIGSLTLMVVYVSLSIGSSFATLARTVLAIISGYKTATLLFNQMHSSFIRAPMSFFDSTPSGRILNRASTDQSAIDMSISSLAWAFTYRVVQLFGNVAVMSQAAWQVIIVLIPVVAASIWYQVLRDWL; encoded by the exons ATGACTAAACTTGGCCCTCTTGAAGAGTCCCTTTTAAATGATGAAGCTAGTGTAAACAAGGATTCTGATGCCAAAAACACACTAAAAACCTGTTATTCAAATGCTGGATTTTTCAGCATTCTTACTTTCTCATGGATGAGTCCACTAATAACTTTAGGCAGTAAAAAGACTTTGGACCATGAAGACCTTCCACTGCTTTCTACTAACGACAGTGCCTATGGAACTTtttcaacttttaaaaaaaagcttGAGTTGGAGTGTGGTAATGTTAGGAATTTGACCACTATTAACCTCACCAAGGTTTTGTTCTTCTCAACTTGGCAAGGGATTCTTCTATCTGGCTTTTTTGCATTCTTGTTCGTATGTGCTTCTTATGTTGGACCCTACCTTATAGACAATTTTGTGCAATACCTCAATGATGAAAACAAATCTAAAAATGAAGGCTATGTTTTGGCTATGATGTTTGTTGCGGCAAATCTTGTCGACTCTCTTTTTCAGAAGCACTTTGTGTTTAAGATCCAACAGGTTGGTGTTCGGATGCAATCAATGTTGGTGTCAATGATCTATACTAAAGGTTTGACTATTTCGTGTCAATCGAAAGCGGAACACAGCAGCGGCGAAATCATCAACTTATTGACGGTTGATGCTGAAAGGATAGGTGAATTTTGTTGGTACATGCATGATATATGGATGGCTGTTCTTCAAGTTTCTTTGGCTTTGTTTATTCTTCATAGAAGTGTAGGGGTTGCTTCAGTAGCTACTTTTGCAGCCACCGTAGTTGTGATGTTGCTAAACCTTCCTGTGGCATCATTGCAAGAGAAGTTCCAAGGTAAGTTAATGGAATTCAAAGATAAAAGAATGAAGGCAACATCTGAGATTTTAATGAACATGAGGATTCTTAAACTTCAAACATGGGAGATGAAATTCTTATCAAAGATTATTCAGATTAGGAAGTTAGAGGAGATTTGGCTAAAGAAATTTCTTATTGGTTCAGCAATGGctaaattaattttctttaacGCCCCAACATTTATTGCTGTGGTTACTTTTGGTACTTGTGTTCTTATAGGCATTCCACTTGAATCAGGAAAGATCTTATCTGCACTTGCAACATTCAGAATTCTTCAACTGCCTATTTATAGTCTTCCCGACACAATTTCAGTGATTGCAGAAACCAAGGTTTCTGTAGATAGGATTGCTGCCTTTCTTCGTCTAGATGATTTGCAGGCCGATGTAGTGGAAAAGCTTCCTCGCAGTAGTTCTGATATAGCAATTGAAATTGAATATGGAAATTTCAGTTGGGATTTATCTTCTGTCAATACAACGTTGAAAAACATAAATCTTAGAGTTTCTCATGGAATGAGGGTTGCAGTTTGTGGTACTGTTGGATCAGGAAAGTCTAGTTTACTTACTTGTATAATAGGGGAAATGCCAAAGCTATCTGGAACCTTGAAGGTGTGTGGAACAAAGGCTTATGTTGCTCAATCACCATGGATACAGAGTGGGAAGATAGAAGAAAATATACTCTTTGGTATAGAAATGGATAGGGAAAAGTATGAGAGGGTACTAGAAGCATGTTCATTGAATAAAGACTTAGAGGTTTTACCATTCGGTGATCAGACCATTATTGGAGAAAAGGGAATCAATTTGAGTGGTGGACAGAAGCAAAGAGTACAAATAGCTCGTGCTCTGTACCAAGATGCTGATATATATCTGCTCGACGATCCCTTTAGTGCTGTTGATGCTCATACAGGATCCCATCTCTTTAAG GAGTGTTTGCTTAACCTTCTGAAAACAAAAACTGTGATATACATAACACATCAAGTAGAGTTCTTGCCTGATGCTGATCTGATACTG GTCATGAAAGATGGAAGGATAACTCAATCAGGAAAATACAATGACCTACTTACGTCCGGAACAGAGTTTATGGAACTTGTAGGTGCACATAGAGCAGCATTGTCTTCAGTAAAGTCCTTAGAGAGAAGGAATACATTTAAAGAATCGAGTATTACTGGGGAAGACACAGGTTTATTAAGTGATTTTGAACTTGAGCAAGAAGTGGAAAACATAGATGATCGAAACGGCAAGTTAGATGACACAGTTGAACAGAAAGGCCAACTTGTTCAAGATGAAGAACGGGAAAAGGGTACAATTGGACTTAAAGTGTTCTGGACATACATCACAATAGCTTATGGAGGAGCTCTTGTACCTTTTATATTTCTTTCACAGATACTCACTGTGGTTTTACAGATCGCAAGCAATTATTGGATGGCATTGGCAACTCCTGTTTCAGCAACTGCAGAACCAAATATTGGAAGCCTTACTCTTATGGTTGTCTATGTTTCTTTATCAATTGGAAGTTCTTTTGCAACCCTTGCCAGAACAGTTCTTGCAATTATATCTGGATACAAGACTGCCACCTTGCTCTTCAATCAAATGCATTCCAGCTTTATTCGAGCACCAATGTCTTTTTTTGACTCCACGCCAAGTGGAAGAATTCTTAATAGA GCTTCAACAGACCAAAGTGCAATAGATATGAGCATTTCAAGTCTAGCATGGGCATTTACCTACCGTGTAGTTCAGCTCTTTGGAAATGTTGCTGTGATGTCTCAAGCTGCATGGCAGGTGATTATAGTATTGATTCCTGTCGTGGCAGCCAGCATATGGTACCAG